In a genomic window of Brassica rapa cultivar Chiifu-401-42 chromosome A10, CAAS_Brap_v3.01, whole genome shotgun sequence:
- the LOC103846465 gene encoding cinnamoyl-CoA reductase-like SNL6, with product MRIVRDSENFSAELKEFLCAAVQRRRDDDGFRGSGGGKSRNAMDLDPDGGNRLVCVTGGVSYLGRAIVKRLLVHGYTVRIVIDCEEDKEKVSEMEADAETASFSNRITSVVSRLTEIESLVKAFDGCAGVFHTAAFVDPAGISGYSKSMAELEAKVSENVTEACTRTGSVRKCVFTSSLLACALQENFYNDLDHSVINEESWSDEQFCINNKLWYALGKLKAEKAAWRIADSKGLKLATICPALITGPDFFHRNSTSTLAYLKGAKEMYSNGLLATMDVNRLAKAHVRVWEGLGDKTAFGRYICFDTILSKDGAQKLAKDIGVQVEKICGSNSDSNANAETSTRNLKISDKKLFDLMSRTLRSCYHES from the exons ATGAGGATTGTACGTGATTCGGAGAACTTCTCTGCGGAGCTGAAGGAGTTCCTCTGCGCCGCTGTGCAGAGGAGGAGAGACGACGACGGGTTCCGCGGGTCAGGAGGTGGTAAATCGAGAAATGCGATGGATCTTGATCCCGACGGTGGAAACAGGTTGGTTTGTGTTACCGGCGGCGTTTCGTACCTTGGTCGCGCCATTGTTAAGCGGCTTCTTGTTCATGGCTACACCGTGAGAATCGTCATCGACTGCGAAG AGGACAAAGAGAAAGTTAGCGAGATGGAAGCTGACGCTGAAACGGCATCGTTTAGTAATAGGATAACGTCGGTAGTCTCGCGATTAACAGAGATAGAGAGTTTGGTTAAAGCGTTCGACGGTTGTGCTGGCGTTTTTCACACCGCAGCATTTGTCGATCCAGCAGGAATCTCTGGTTATTCG AAATCAATGGCTGAGCTAGAAGCAAAAGTGAGTGAGAATGTAACAGAAGCATGTACAAGAACAGGGTCAGTGAGAAAATGTGTCTTCACATCATCTCTCTTAGCATGCGCTTTGCAAGAAAATTTCTATAACGACCTTGATCACTCTGTTATCAATGAAGAAAGCTGGAGCGATGAACAATTCTGCATCAACAATAAG CTTTGGTATGCACTTGGAAAACTGAAAGCTGAGAAAGCTGCGTGGAGGATCGCAGATTCAAAAGGATTAAAGCTTGCCACTATATGTCCTGCTCTTATAACTGGTCCTGACTTCTTCCATCGTAACTCCACTTCAACTTTGGCTTATCTCAAAG GAGCAAAAGAGATGTATAGCAACGGGTTACTAGCGACTATGGATGTGAACAGGTTGGCTAAAGCTCACGTACGTGTATGGGAAGGTTTGGGTGATAAAACCGCCTTTGGTAGATACATTTGTTTCGACACCATTCTCTCAAAAGATGGCGCTCAAAAGCTTGCTAAAGATATTGGTGTACAAGTCGAAAAGATTTGCGGCAGTAACAGCGATTCAAACGCAAATGCAGAGACTTCTACtcgtaatttaaaaatatcagaTAAAAAGCTTTTTGATCTCATGTCAAGAACTCTAAGAAGTTGCTATCATGAAAGTTAG